A region of the Chlamydia felis Fe/C-56 genome:
GTTCTGTTAATATAGCGATTTGCACATCTGCTGAACCGGTATCTTTTTCGTGAAGTTGAAACTTTTTTGTAATTTCTTCTTTTGTTCCCTTATCCAAAGACATTGGATGTCTCCTTAAAATAAAATAATTGCCGCAAAAGCCAATTATACTTGAGAGGATTGTTAATGTACACCTTTTGGTATGGTAAGACGGGTTTTTTTGATTTGCAAATAAAAATTCTATGTTTTTGATCTGATTCGAAAATGGTCGTTAAACTAATATGAGATGTTTTTACTATTTCTTAATAGGTGGATTTTTTTTATAATCCAATTCAAAAAGTAGTTGAGAGTTATTTAACATAAATCTGATGAATATAGAAAAAGATATATTTTTTATGAAACAAGCTTTGAGGGAAGCTCGCCAAGCTTATGATGAGGATGAGGTCCCAGTGGGCTGTGTTATAGTTAAAGATAATAAAATAATTGCTCGTGGTCATAATACTATAGAAAAGCTGCAAGATCCAACAGCTCATGCTGAAATTCTATGTATAGGAGCTGCGGCACAATATTTAGAAAACTGGCGTCTGGTTGATACTGTGCTCTATTGTACTCTCGAACCCTGTTTGATGTGTGCTGGAGCTATTCAACAGGCTCGCGTCCGTAG
Encoded here:
- the tadA gene encoding tRNA adenosine(34) deaminase TadA encodes the protein MNIEKDIFFMKQALREARQAYDEDEVPVGCVIVKDNKIIARGHNTIEKLQDPTAHAEILCIGAAAQYLENWRLVDTVLYCTLEPCLMCAGAIQQARVRRIVWAAPDLRLGAGGSWINVFTEKHPFHRVECFSGICREESEQLMKQFFIEKRKEKREK